The following are encoded in a window of Limibacter armeniacum genomic DNA:
- a CDS encoding TonB-dependent receptor produces the protein MTRVFILTISAIVFTFSAFAQKGTIKGQVKDAESGEEIIGANVMLEGTTTGANTNVFGQFEFKANPGTYNVVGSYIGYKKFVQQVTVTAGQVVSVDMNLALDATELVEVEVVGKANKESAEALMVERKNANVMIQSIGAEEMSVKGVSNVEDAATKISGVSKVSGKGVFVRGLGDRYNNALLNGLPVPSTDPDLKVIPLSIFPSDVVKNIDMAKTFSSRMYGDFAGATVDITTKDFPEEGAFTIGIGGSYNSQTTGKSFKSFKDGDMEFFGMTGKGRVMPSQIESVNVFEAKGENASNLFTSNYAHQVANAPIANSFKLTGGNLYDLAGESQFGFMVSAAYDNNYTYRNGVTRNLNAQAAPLISYNFDTYEYTTSTSGLANFYYRINSDHKVNLNVLYVNESSNELSEYAGFSNDLGTEVDLSTRRGTYRQNMLLVNQLLGEHNIKDERIQLNWGISYSIAKGQEPDRKQLSVTGPRDEATLFTLNAPNNHRFFSFLNENEYAAKVEGKIGFGEQGAEGFASSLILGYQGRLKSRDFNWRQLNIVEADNSTMSTFDFDNPGSFIEDQLQAGNIYYKDQNDPSREFEASLNVHAGYAAYDFDLVPEKLKVVAGVRTELANQTVKYKKLSDLYSSPLRVSTYDTLSILPSLNLKYALDEESNLRFAVSKTVTRPNFKEVIPFQYQEMYGGALIQGNANLQNSDNYNADLKYEIFPNHGELFSMGVFGKYIESPIEKVQIPESGTLFTFQNGDKAQIYGVEMELSKRLNNVFNNGSEFLSRFVAGLNASYMYTQIIIDNPNSILTNKERALQGASPYIINADLTYEAEFGASVVSTFTVTYNVFGDRIYSAGAQGAGDIYERSYSTLDFIWKNRIAEKLSVDFKVSNILNPEVIREQEEFANGADTKLVNSYSMGTNASFSLNYTF, from the coding sequence ATGACTAGGGTATTTATTTTAACAATTTCTGCTATTGTATTCACTTTTAGTGCTTTTGCACAGAAGGGTACAATAAAAGGACAGGTAAAGGACGCTGAATCAGGTGAAGAGATTATCGGCGCAAACGTAATGCTTGAAGGTACTACCACAGGGGCTAACACTAACGTGTTTGGTCAATTTGAGTTTAAGGCCAATCCTGGCACTTATAACGTAGTGGGTAGTTATATTGGTTATAAGAAATTCGTACAGCAGGTGACCGTAACCGCAGGACAAGTGGTTAGTGTAGATATGAACTTGGCATTGGATGCTACTGAGCTGGTGGAAGTAGAAGTAGTAGGTAAAGCCAATAAGGAGAGTGCTGAAGCGCTGATGGTAGAGCGTAAGAATGCCAACGTGATGATACAGAGTATCGGGGCAGAAGAAATGTCTGTAAAAGGGGTTTCCAATGTGGAGGATGCTGCTACTAAAATTTCGGGTGTATCCAAGGTAAGTGGTAAAGGTGTATTTGTTAGAGGTCTAGGAGATAGATATAACAATGCATTGCTGAATGGATTGCCAGTGCCTTCTACAGATCCTGATTTGAAAGTAATCCCACTTTCAATTTTCCCATCTGATGTAGTGAAAAATATTGATATGGCGAAAACATTCTCTTCAAGAATGTATGGAGATTTTGCCGGTGCCACAGTGGATATCACAACAAAAGATTTCCCTGAAGAAGGTGCATTTACGATCGGTATTGGAGGTTCTTACAATTCTCAAACTACAGGAAAAAGCTTTAAGTCATTTAAGGACGGTGACATGGAGTTTTTCGGAATGACAGGAAAAGGACGTGTAATGCCTTCTCAAATTGAAAGCGTCAATGTATTTGAGGCAAAGGGTGAGAATGCATCCAACCTTTTTACTTCTAATTATGCACATCAAGTGGCAAATGCTCCGATTGCAAACAGCTTTAAGTTGACTGGTGGTAACCTTTACGATTTGGCAGGAGAGAGTCAGTTTGGTTTTATGGTGTCAGCAGCTTATGATAATAATTATACTTACCGCAATGGTGTAACTAGGAACCTTAACGCGCAAGCGGCTCCGTTGATTAGTTACAACTTCGATACATATGAATATACAACCAGTACTTCTGGACTAGCCAACTTCTATTATAGAATCAATTCTGATCACAAGGTGAACCTGAATGTGTTGTATGTGAATGAGTCGTCTAACGAACTTAGTGAGTACGCAGGTTTTTCTAATGATTTAGGTACTGAAGTGGACTTGTCTACAAGAAGAGGTACTTATAGACAAAACATGTTGCTTGTAAACCAATTGCTTGGTGAGCACAACATTAAAGATGAGCGTATCCAACTTAACTGGGGAATTTCTTATTCAATTGCTAAAGGGCAGGAGCCAGATAGAAAGCAGCTTTCTGTGACGGGACCTAGAGATGAGGCGACACTTTTTACACTGAATGCCCCTAACAACCACCGTTTCTTCAGTTTCTTGAATGAAAATGAGTATGCTGCTAAGGTGGAAGGAAAGATTGGCTTTGGTGAGCAAGGAGCTGAGGGTTTTGCAAGTTCACTGATACTAGGCTACCAAGGAAGACTTAAATCAAGAGACTTTAACTGGAGACAGCTTAATATTGTGGAAGCTGATAACAGTACAATGTCAACTTTTGACTTTGATAATCCAGGAAGCTTTATCGAAGATCAGCTTCAGGCTGGCAATATCTACTACAAGGATCAAAATGACCCATCTAGAGAGTTTGAGGCGAGCCTGAATGTACACGCAGGATACGCTGCTTATGACTTTGACCTTGTGCCTGAAAAATTGAAAGTAGTCGCAGGTGTAAGAACAGAGTTGGCAAACCAAACAGTTAAGTATAAGAAACTGAGTGACCTTTATTCGTCGCCACTTCGTGTGTCAACATACGATACATTGTCAATCTTACCTTCACTTAACCTGAAATATGCGTTGGATGAAGAGTCAAACTTGAGATTCGCTGTAAGTAAAACAGTAACACGCCCGAACTTTAAAGAAGTAATTCCATTTCAGTATCAGGAAATGTACGGTGGTGCACTGATTCAAGGTAATGCCAACCTGCAGAATAGTGATAACTATAATGCTGATTTGAAATACGAAATTTTCCCTAATCACGGAGAGCTATTCTCGATGGGAGTTTTCGGTAAGTACATCGAGAGTCCTATTGAAAAAGTACAAATTCCAGAATCAGGAACACTCTTCACTTTCCAGAACGGAGACAAGGCGCAGATTTATGGTGTGGAAATGGAGCTGAGCAAACGACTAAACAACGTTTTTAATAACGGCTCGGAGTTCCTTTCAAGATTCGTGGCAGGACTGAATGCTTCGTATATGTACACACAAATCATTATTGACAATCCTAACTCAATTCTAACAAACAAGGAAAGAGCACTACAAGGAGCTTCACCATACATTATTAATGCTGACCTGACATATGAGGCAGAGTTTGGTGCTTCTGTAGTTTCCACATTTACGGTTACTTACAATGTGTTTGGTGATCGTATTTACTCTGCGGGTGCACAAGGGGCAGGTGATATCTATGAGCGTTCATATAGCACACTGGACTTCATTTGGAAGAACAGAATTGCAGAGAAATTAAGTGTTGATTTCAAGGTGTCAAACATTCTGAATCCAGAAGTAATCAGAGAACAGGAGGAGTTTGCCAACGGAGCAGACACCAAACTTGTGAACTCATATTCAATGGGAACAAATGCTAGTTTCTCGCTGAATTATACCTTCTAA
- a CDS encoding peptidylprolyl isomerase, whose translation MLQTIKSAIFLLLLSSVIAGCDSTPKKEKSEPEQKAPQVKVAEKKPVRKIQKLNDENAASELAWYGSENPETEVLLKTRLGNIKIRLYEETPLHRANFVMLTKRGYYDNSQFYRVMKDFVVQGGDSDEYKFGKKKKNFGKYTVPAELQPSKFFHKRGAVAMAREIKQNPEKRSSSYDFYIILGTKQTEDDLLGFEVSDLTKSYPQHVRKVYKSIGGVPGLDGDFTVFGEVVEGMDVVEKIEKVEVSEGDHWPMKDILIDAEVLPSAQ comes from the coding sequence ATGTTACAGACTATCAAATCAGCCATCTTCTTATTACTACTTAGTTCAGTAATCGCTGGATGTGACAGCACTCCAAAGAAAGAAAAATCGGAGCCCGAGCAGAAAGCTCCTCAAGTGAAAGTAGCTGAAAAGAAACCTGTCAGAAAAATTCAGAAACTGAATGATGAGAACGCGGCTTCGGAACTGGCTTGGTATGGCAGTGAAAACCCTGAAACAGAGGTACTGCTCAAAACCCGCTTGGGTAATATCAAAATCAGGCTTTATGAAGAAACTCCTTTACATCGCGCCAATTTTGTGATGCTTACCAAACGGGGCTATTACGATAATTCACAGTTTTATAGGGTCATGAAAGACTTTGTGGTTCAGGGTGGTGACTCAGATGAATACAAGTTTGGAAAAAAGAAAAAGAACTTTGGCAAGTACACCGTTCCTGCTGAGTTACAACCATCCAAGTTTTTTCATAAAAGAGGTGCTGTAGCCATGGCTCGTGAGATCAAGCAGAACCCAGAAAAACGCTCATCAAGCTACGATTTCTACATTATTCTAGGCACCAAGCAAACCGAGGATGACCTGCTTGGTTTTGAAGTGTCTGACCTCACCAAATCCTACCCTCAACATGTCAGAAAAGTCTACAAGTCAATTGGAGGTGTCCCGGGGCTTGATGGAGACTTCACTGTATTCGGCGAAGTGGTTGAAGGAATGGATGTTGTAGAAAAAATAGAGAAAGTAGAAGTCAGCGAAGGTGACCATTGGCCAATGAAAGATATTCTTATTGATGCAGAAGTATTGCCAAGTGCACAATAA
- a CDS encoding tetratricopeptide repeat protein: MRITHRPWLVGLLILTSTFFISQQLIAQTEVETLQKQVEQTQDKHQQVDKYNLLASNAIEYNQFKDAIDYSQKALDLAEELDYYKGSATALLNFANVYRLKRQFKQALNYALQGVNIYKEKDDLPALYQAYTEVAYLYQDWNVFDNAIDYEKKALAVANQLKDPEKGFDVVQLLAFSYMKMGQDDQALKYLIQCRDYHKQSGDNVQYVSMLSRIASIQSKKGDFQAAMLTNLEIIRIKRQTNDTKGLATYLNDVGYSYQRLGNTKMALRYLEEAVEHNRKEGLPEKANTTLLTNMGVINMNSGNVRKGLENYLQVLEIQQKHGTSREISNAHIYVASAYESLRLYSEARKHADAAIELARQGQHFDVLTSAYTRKLAVYEGSGNYKKALQTMKSFLALKDSLLNMERTSLTEQQKQWKEAQKKEKELEKVLMEKKMSEQEIDKLRIDAELSKKQLELLERERALKNSKLRQEELEGMQTQQQLLMAQEQLNLEKRQQEIYELQKEKKLNELLLRQKDVEERERQKAFELLERENELRRLKLKEEEEKRKYFIASMALLCVVLALILIGYFQNRMKNKRLAAKNDEILQQKQEIEQQRDQISVAKQEVEKVNDDFQVLSEFGQKITSTLDFGPINWTAFAYVNSLMDAGVFGIGIYDETYDSINYINLLDNGVSVPHFGFKLSDTNSLSVLCFKSQEEILISELDLQISQYLKSQPVFQTGERPESLVYMPLTADQKPLGVLTVQSFEKNAYTRKDVNILRSMASYISIALTNANAYKEINTKNKHITDSMRYAQTIQKAILPTPAKLKRDLLDSFIMFRPKDIVSGDYYWYSKIEGDDLVRGNLRNPFTESLIFLVVADCTGHGVPGGFMSMIGNTLLNEIINQKHIYDPAEILHRLDEGIIRALHQENKSNDDGMDVSLCVIEKSGTETDKIIFAGAKRPMWYIENGNNTLVELKGTNKSIGGLRFKKSSREFEEHTVQLGRGSLIYLSSDGMADQNNGEGKKYGKVKLIELLEQNAEKTMLDQLEALELSLEEHQGKVAQRDDITIVGVRL, encoded by the coding sequence ATGAGGATTACACACAGGCCTTGGCTGGTGGGACTTTTGATTCTGACAAGTACTTTTTTCATTTCCCAACAGCTGATTGCACAAACCGAAGTAGAAACCCTGCAAAAGCAGGTTGAGCAAACGCAGGACAAGCACCAACAGGTTGACAAGTACAACCTATTGGCCAGCAATGCTATTGAGTACAACCAATTCAAGGATGCGATTGATTATTCTCAGAAGGCATTGGATCTGGCAGAGGAACTTGACTACTACAAGGGTAGTGCCACAGCTCTTCTGAATTTTGCGAATGTCTACCGTTTGAAGAGACAGTTCAAACAAGCATTGAACTATGCTTTACAGGGGGTAAACATTTACAAGGAAAAGGATGACCTTCCTGCACTGTACCAAGCCTACACAGAAGTAGCTTATCTCTATCAGGACTGGAACGTATTTGACAATGCCATTGACTATGAGAAAAAGGCACTCGCAGTAGCTAATCAATTGAAAGATCCTGAGAAGGGATTCGATGTTGTTCAGCTTTTGGCTTTCTCTTATATGAAAATGGGACAGGATGACCAGGCATTGAAATACCTGATCCAATGTCGAGACTACCACAAGCAGTCAGGAGATAACGTTCAGTATGTGTCCATGCTTAGCCGTATTGCCTCTATTCAATCCAAGAAGGGAGACTTTCAGGCTGCCATGCTTACCAACCTCGAAATCATCCGTATCAAGCGTCAGACAAATGATACGAAAGGTCTTGCAACTTACCTTAACGACGTAGGTTATAGCTACCAGCGACTTGGCAACACCAAGATGGCACTCCGCTATCTGGAAGAAGCCGTGGAGCACAACCGTAAAGAAGGTCTACCAGAAAAAGCTAACACTACACTCCTTACGAACATGGGGGTAATCAACATGAACTCCGGAAATGTTCGTAAAGGTCTAGAAAACTATTTACAGGTACTGGAAATCCAACAGAAGCACGGTACCAGTCGAGAAATTTCAAATGCCCATATCTATGTTGCGTCAGCCTACGAAAGTTTAAGGTTATACTCTGAAGCCCGTAAGCACGCTGATGCTGCCATTGAACTAGCAAGACAAGGACAGCACTTTGATGTACTAACCAGTGCCTACACACGTAAGCTGGCTGTATATGAAGGCTCAGGAAACTATAAGAAAGCCCTGCAAACCATGAAATCCTTCCTGGCTCTGAAAGACTCCCTCCTAAACATGGAGAGAACCTCACTAACAGAGCAACAGAAACAATGGAAGGAAGCTCAGAAGAAGGAGAAAGAACTTGAAAAAGTTCTGATGGAGAAGAAGATGAGTGAGCAGGAGATCGACAAGCTTCGTATTGATGCCGAGCTGAGTAAGAAACAGCTGGAACTGCTAGAACGAGAGCGTGCACTGAAAAACAGTAAACTTCGTCAGGAAGAGTTGGAAGGCATGCAGACGCAACAGCAGCTACTGATGGCCCAAGAGCAGCTTAACTTGGAAAAGCGTCAGCAGGAAATCTACGAACTCCAGAAAGAAAAGAAACTGAACGAACTACTCCTGAGACAAAAGGATGTAGAGGAAAGGGAAAGACAGAAAGCATTTGAGCTTCTGGAACGTGAAAACGAACTGAGAAGGCTTAAACTGAAAGAGGAAGAGGAAAAAAGAAAGTACTTCATTGCCTCAATGGCGCTACTTTGTGTGGTACTTGCCTTGATCTTGATTGGTTACTTCCAGAACCGAATGAAGAATAAGCGTCTGGCTGCCAAAAACGATGAGATTCTACAGCAGAAACAAGAAATTGAGCAGCAGCGTGACCAGATTTCAGTAGCCAAGCAGGAAGTTGAAAAAGTAAACGATGACTTCCAGGTACTTTCAGAGTTTGGTCAGAAAATTACTTCAACACTGGACTTTGGGCCAATTAACTGGACAGCTTTTGCCTATGTAAACTCACTGATGGATGCCGGAGTATTTGGCATCGGTATCTACGATGAGACTTACGACAGCATTAACTATATCAACCTGTTGGACAATGGCGTTTCGGTTCCACACTTTGGCTTTAAGCTTTCGGATACAAACAGCCTTTCGGTGCTTTGCTTCAAGAGTCAGGAAGAAATCCTGATCAGTGAACTGGACTTACAAATCTCTCAATACCTGAAAAGCCAGCCTGTATTCCAAACAGGGGAGAGACCTGAATCACTGGTTTACATGCCATTGACAGCTGACCAGAAGCCTCTTGGTGTACTGACAGTTCAAAGCTTTGAGAAAAATGCCTACACAAGAAAGGATGTCAATATCCTTCGTTCAATGGCATCTTACATCTCAATTGCCTTGACCAACGCCAATGCTTACAAAGAGATCAACACGAAGAACAAACATATTACGGACAGTATGCGCTATGCGCAAACGATCCAGAAGGCGATCCTCCCTACTCCTGCCAAACTGAAGCGGGACTTGCTGGACTCCTTTATTATGTTCCGTCCAAAAGACATTGTATCTGGTGACTATTATTGGTATTCAAAAATTGAAGGGGATGATTTGGTAAGAGGTAACCTGAGAAACCCATTCACAGAAAGCTTGATATTCCTTGTAGTTGCTGACTGTACAGGACACGGTGTACCGGGTGGTTTCATGTCCATGATTGGTAACACACTTCTGAATGAGATCATCAACCAGAAGCACATTTACGATCCTGCTGAAATCCTGCACAGATTGGACGAAGGTATTATCCGCGCCCTTCATCAGGAGAACAAGTCAAATGACGACGGTATGGACGTATCGCTTTGTGTTATTGAGAAAAGTGGTACTGAAACTGACAAAATCATATTTGCCGGAGCAAAACGTCCGATGTGGTACATTGAGAATGGCAACAACACATTGGTGGAGCTTAAAGGTACTAACAAATCTATCGGTGGACTGCGCTTCAAGAAATCATCAAGAGAGTTTGAAGAGCATACAGTACAGCTTGGCAGAGGTAGCTTGATTTACCTATCTTCTGACGGTATGGCTGACCAGAACAATGGTGAAGGCAAGAAGTATGGTAAAGTCAAACTGATTGAGCTGTTGGAGCAAAATGCTGAGAAAACCATGCTTGACCAACTTGAGGCTCTTGAGCTATCACTGGAAGAGCATCAGGGTAAAGTTGCACAGCGAGATGACATCACCATTGTTGGTGTAAGACTATAA